Sequence from the Amycolatopsis sp. NBC_00345 genome:
TGCGGCGGCGGTTGACCTGCTGGGCCAGGTAGCACTCCAGCGTGGCCAGCAGAACGGGATGGGCGTCCAGCGGCTCCAGCAGCGCCGCGAGCCGGTCGCGGGCCGGGCCCGGCCGGGTGAGCTGGTACTCCACGAGCAGGTCGTCGACCCGGTACAGCCCGGGTTCCCGGCCGAACCAGCCCACCACGTCGAGTACCTCGGCGGTCCTGGTGGCCGCCCCGGGAATGTCCGCGGCGGCGACGGCTTCCGCGGCGGCGGTCACCGGCGCCCCGGCCGAACGGCCCGCACGCGCCACCACCGCGTCCCAGCCCTTCCAGTCCACTTCGGACAGTTCAGGCCGGTCGGCCGGGGCCGAGAGCGGCAACAGCACCAGCCCACCGGTCCCCTCCATCGCGGCGAGCACCGGTTCGGCACACACTTGCTCGAAGGTGGCGACGAACCGGCGAAGCTTGCGGCGTACCGCGATGGCGGCGTCGACGGTCTCGGTGCCTTCGTCCGGATGGCGGCCCAGTTCGACCGTGAGCACGAGATACCGCTCGGCTGGGGTGATCCCGGCCGCCCGCGCGCCGGGCTCGGCGCCGAGCAACACCGAAAGCAGCGTGCGCCGATCGTCGTGTTCCTGGCCGAGTTTGGTGCGCAACTCGTCGACGTAGCCGACGGCGACCGCCTTGATGATCGAGCCGAGGAAGCCGAGCACTTGGTCCGCCGTCGCACTGACAGCGGCGACGTCGCCGTCGCCCGCTTCAGCGGCCAATACAGC
This genomic interval carries:
- a CDS encoding PucR family transcriptional regulator, producing MHRLLADLAPGMASRVLDRIKNDVADYRRLPPEQLAGDITAITRHVVRAFARSLREGRPLSDNELAQLTASAARRAEEGIPLDAVFGAYHAGVREIFAVLAAEAGDGDVAAVSATADQVLGFLGSIIKAVAVGYVDELRTKLGQEHDDRRTLLSVLLGAEPGARAAGITPAERYLVLTVELGRHPDEGTETVDAAIAVRRKLRRFVATFEQVCAEPVLAAMEGTGGLVLLPLSAPADRPELSEVDWKGWDAVVARAGRSAGAPVTAAAEAVAAADIPGAATRTAEVLDVVGWFGREPGLYRVDDLLVEYQLTRPGPARDRLAALLEPLDAHPVLLATLECYLAQQVNRRRTAAVLHVHPNTVDYRLRRVHQLTGIDPLQPTGLPRVIAAVAARLASAGTSGRGAGIAVS